The DNA window CATCTAGCATCTGCCTAGTGAGACCCAAATCCCTCTCTGGGAGCTCAGCTAAAAGGCCAACTGCAGCTGCTTGCTCTTCTGTGATTCCTACGTTTTCTGCTACAACCTTGAAAAGGCTTCCAAGCTGGCCAACTGTGCCACGGAGAGCATCAGCTAATTCCTCCCCCATGTGTGGAGAGACATTCTGGAGAAGTTTTATGGAAGCTACACGCAAATCCCTCTGGGGGGCCTCAATAAACTGAACCAAACTGATAATAGCACCTGAGCTTTTAATGGCAGCGACAACATTTAAAACAGTAGATGGAGAACTAGTCAGTCCAACAAGAACCTGCAGAAGCTTGCATTCAATAGCTGGACCAGTGTTGCTAATTAGATGGAGTAGGTTCTGCACTATGTCTTCTGAAACAAGAGTCTGATGGTCAGGTCCAACAGGAATCAAATCAAAGTCATTGCCGGAGTTTACAACATTGGAGAGAATTGTGGCTGAGACCTCTTTGAGACGCATTGGGAGCTGGTTGGAGCCAACAGTAAACAGGTCTTTGACAAGAGGAGGAAGAATTCCAGCCTCAATCAAAACCTTGGCACTTGCCTCATAAGAAGAAATTTGATTCAAAGCTTTCAAAGCAGCTTCTCTTGACTGTACATTACCACTTCTCATTATATTGATCAGAGATGAACCAACAGCTCTAGCAACATGGACTTTCACATCATTGTTCAAGACTAGCTCACCCAGGTATGAAGCCATAGACAGTTTAGTTTCTGGTGGGCCTGCAACATTTTCTTTCTGGTTACACATTAATCAGAGGAATATGGCATGTGTATGATCAGATGTATGCATTTGGACCTAAATATCAAggatgtcaaagaaccatctcaacccaaaagtttaAGATATTAGGTGAGATCCCAAGATTTGAGTTGTATTATTCTCTTACACACCCCTTCAAATGAAAACCCTTTAAAGTTGAAAATTGGACAGATTCACACTACCACgtgctattaattaattttaattaaaagaaaaaatgagattCAAACTTATGATCGTTTAATCATTAATGCTCTAATACTATGTTAGATAAGGTCCCAACCCTTCAAGTGAAAAGCTCTTtctcaacccaaaagtttaAGATATTAGGTGAGATCCCAAGATTTGAGTTGTATTATTCTCTTACACACCCCTTCAAGTGAAAACCCTTTAAGCTTGAAAATTGGACAGATTCACACTACCAtgtgctattaattaattttaattaaaagaaaaaatgagattCAAACTTATGACCGTTTGATCATTAATGCTCTAATACTATGTTAGATAAGGTCTCAACCCTTCAAGTGAAAAgctctttgagcttgaaacttgcatagacCCACAATGttttgatatcatgtcaaaaaatcatctcaacccaaaagcttaaactattaggtgagaCCTCAAGATATGACTTATATTATTCTAACATGATACTACAATTATGGGAAGAAAAAATACGtgaaaccaatttttttaaaacaccaagttgaattttggaaaaaaatagaattggaggaccaaatgaAGCAAATACTTCAATAGCAGCATCTGTAGATCTACAAAATAGCAACTAGCAATCATGAtgtgtaaaaaaagaaagggtaaAAGCAGCAAAAGTTGCAATTTATATGGCTTCTACCATCTTACCTCCGGATCACAAATTTTAACATAATTAGTACAGGTGCATTAGCAAAGGACAACCCTAATgtttgcatgaaattaaaaaataatagaaacatTGAGCTCAAAGGAGGTACCTTCAAGGATTTGATTCAAAAGAGGTTTCAGTCTACCATTTTCAGCCATCTGCCGTACATTGTTCTCACACTTCTCCAGATTTTCCAGAGTTTTATCAGCCTTCTCAACAGTTGAAAGATTTTCTGATTTGCTGCTTGTCATTCCAACCAAAATGAGAATTGCTCCATTGATTGAACCAATCTTCTCGCACAAGGCTTCGGATTTTGAGAGCTCAAGCAGCAAGGAGACAGCTTCTTCCCTTTCTATGGATTGCTCATGAGACAAAAACTTAACTATGGTCCGCACTGTGTCACCCTCAGCCAGTATTGCCTGGAAACAAAGAAGATCCGTTAACAGGAGACAGGCAATGTATAACTCTGTTGATGTCAAGGAAGCTACACAGCAACACATAACTATAATAACAGCAACGCATCACTCTAATGATGTCATGGAAGCTATACAGCAATAACAAGCAAACCTGGCACGACCTTATTATCAGCATCATCCTCGACCACAGTTTGAAGGGTTTCCAAAGCAATACACCGGACTCTACGACTGGTACTCTTCAACATTTCAACGATCATAGGTATTAAATCAGCATTGCGCACAACATGCTTATTCGATCGGCTCTTATGGCACATGTATTGAATATACTTCAAAGAATGCATAACATCACTTTCTGGACTGCCCAGGTTTAGAGATCTGCATGCCATATCAAGTTGAACAGCTTCATTCCTAGCAGTCCACTCTTCAATGGTGTTCCGCAAAGCTATGCTGGGGTTGAGGTCTGTGcttttcaactccttttgagtcAAGGGGCAAACCAACTTCCTTCCACTCTCCTTGCATTCCTTGAACCACTTCTCTATTGCTTCACGTTCAAAAGTTTGACCATTTTCTAAGGTGACAGGATCACGCATAACCTGCTTTGTTAAAGGGCAGACAAATGCATCATAAATAGGCTCTACACGGAGTCTTTCAAAGTAATGACTGTCATCTGATTGGCTACCAGGATCATAACTTCCATCCCAGCTTTCGGCCATTTGATCTAAATAAACCTGCTGCAATTAAGCAGTGTCCAGTCAGAAAACGCTAAACTTAGTTTTTCCCAAGTCATATCCTCGCTTTGATAAGGCAGTAATAACAGCACAAGGAGAAGATTAAATTGGcccaagtttaagaaaaaagagattaatCACAGTAAAAGAGAGCAAGCAAGCATACAAAAGTAACGTTTCCCTTCTAATCCAGTGACAATACCGAATTGGCAATCTAAACCTCAAAATTGCCATTTCGCAAGCTCAATTATCCAGTCTAGCAGATAACAAGTTCAACTATAGCAATGAAAGAAAATGTGGAGATGAAGAAGTGCACAAGCAGGCAGGCACTGACGAGTTGCGCAAAGTAATAGCACGCCTTTCCCTTCCATTTCAGCGAAAATTGTGGATAATTGTGCGGTAAATCACCAATTCTAAGTCCCCGAATTTGCTCAAATTATCTAATCTAGAGGATAACACTTGCagcaaacattaaaaaaaaaagaacagacaAGTCGAAACAGAGAGGACATCAAGAAGTACAGTAGTACTGATGGGCAACAAATGTTCATAAATGCATTAGGGATTGGCAAAACATctttaaaatattcaatattaACGATGCCCAACAGAATCACTAACACTTTTAATCAATGATTTATCAAATTAACCGAATTCCCCCATTAACACCACAAATCAAACTTAAACTCAAATACCCTTTTCTTCTTACTGCTCTGTGAGCAAATTAGGAAACAGCAAAGATCACAAGCAAGAGAAAGAAACTCcttacatttcaaaaacattgaaatGCAAAATCCCATTACAACAGCCATACCTATATCCTCCTTGAGCTATCAAAAGGTCTCCAATTTACAGAGATTCCAAAAACCCTCTTCCCTACTTCTTGTTTGGCAATTCAACAAGTAGGTCCAGGAGAATTGAACCATCCATGAGGCCGATTCAACTTCGATTATTAGGGCTTATTTCCCTTATTCGAAATGGGAAACTAATATGAGTAGGAAACCGAGAGGAAGGAGAAGTAGGGGAAGGGAGAAAAAGGGtgctgtattttgttttttttttaatattataataaatattttgtaattaaatagTGGTAAAATAGAAGAGAAACCAACAAGAAGAAGCAATCAAGAAAGGAGAGTGAAAATGATCAGCAAAGGTAGAAAAGGTTGACCAAAACAAGATAGTCGTCATGGTTTTTTAttacagttatttttttaactttcagtTGACGACAGAAAGAGAGTGAAAATATTTTCCCTTAACTATGGTCAGTTCTGTGTTGTCGGAGTTTAGAAGCTGAACCTTGGGTCCCACTTAATTGGGTAGATTCGTGGGAGTCTTGCCTGTTTATGGTTGAAACTGAACGATAAACTATAATTGAAGGAGAAAATCTAAGCAACAACCATCTCTGCTTGATTAAGCAATAAGcgggaaaattgaaaaatcgttggtttcttttttcttttttcagccTAATCTGAACAACTTTCTCGCATTTCTaaatttgtttggattttaaGTGAGGatgtaaattttaataattaaaggcTCTTGAAATTCTGGCTCCGTTTACTGTAAATATTTAGAATGAATTACTCGTAATCTTTTTTAAACtgacttttgattttaaatgtttttctttaaaatcataaaacttagacttaactatttattattatcgtGTTAGAAGTAACTTTTAATCTAAAAAgagatgatttatttattttaaaccaAAGACTTTCATGGCATTCTAAGTTTGATCTCAAGATTTGTAAATCAGAACCATATAACCATCCATCTTAAACAAAGtagttatttcaatttttatttttttatggtgacGGGTGAATTGGATAGAGTGTGATGGATATCCAATTGAAAGATCATTTGGATTGAGGACTTGATTAAGAATTAGGCAATAGTTGGAGGACTTGACAAGTAATTGCAGAAGTAGACCTGGACAACCCTACAATCTTGTCTTTTAGGGGAGTACTTGCCTTTTGGTTTTGGATGATGAGGCCCTTGAGTTGCCACGTTTGTGGGTTCTGGTAATTCTTGCAAGAATTTGAAATCTCGTGCTGATTAGTCTTGCTCGTATAAAAAGGCTTAAGCCGATAGCTGCTTGGGCTTTGTTGCGTATACATGCTagaatagtttgtttttgtttaggtTCATCTAGTTACATGCCCCGCGTGATGCCGcaggtcaattattttttgcattttaaaaatagccaagatctaaaagtgttaggtttttttgcaaagttatatccaagagtctcaggtttggttgcaacgcctgacccaagagtaatgtttataatattaataataacattaaacttgggttaacccttagcataaaagtatctggactgcaataccagacccaatagcattggacgtgggtctggctgcaaggtcgtgtcataaaaatgtgataattaaatagattagttaaaaagaaaaaaaaccaacaagaagaaaaaaactaatgaaaaaaaaatatatgaattaattgggttaacccttcaaaccaggttaacccgtcataccttgaattcgcatcgtgaaagtttgataattaaaaagaaaaaaataaattaatgggttaacccagaattaactgggctaactcgtcaaaccaggttaacctgtcaaacccgaaatccgtgtaatgaaagtttgataactaaatagaaaaaaatttaacattaacaatttaaattaaacgaaaaaaattaattaaaaagaagaaaaaacaaaaggcatcagccttttcactgtggactgcactgtgcagtctacagtcaaagacataaaaaaaaactaaaggcatcagtcgagaactacttagaaaaaaatttaacattaataaactaaattaattaaataaaattaattaaaaagaaaaaagaaaaaagaaaaaaaaacctctaagaagaaaaaaaactaaatagaaagaaatttaacattaacaaactaaactaaacgaaaaaaataattaaaaaaaaagcaaaaaaaaataaaattcaggttaacccgttaaacccgggatccgtgtcatgaatgtctggtaactaaataaaaaaaaagtgaacattaacaaactgaactaaacaaaaaaaattaattaaaaagaaaaaaaatccgggttaactcgtcaaaccatgttaacctgttaaacccagtatttgtgtcatgaaagtctgataactaaataaaaaaaaaatttaacattaacaaactaaattaaacaaaaatatttatgaaaatattaataaaaaaattgacgggtcaacccggaattaactgggttcacccgtgaaaccaggttaacccgtgaaactcgggatatgtgtcatgaaagtctaataactaaatagaaagaaatttaacattaacaaactaaactaaacgaaaaaaaattaattaaaaaaaacaaagaaagaagcaaaacaaaatcccaaaaagcataaaaaaacagctaaacaaacttagacaacttaaaaaaaaaaaaaaaaaaaaaaaaaaaaaaaaaacacaaaaacaaaaacgccTTAGGAATTAGTGTTTTActatggactgcactgtgcagtccacagtaaaacactgattccttttagctatttatgaaagtttgataattgaataggaaaaaaataattacgggttaacccagaattagctgggttaacctgtcaaacccggaatccgtgtcatgaaagtttgataactaaatagaaaaaatttaacattaacaaactaaattaaacgaaaaaattaattaaaaagaaaaaccagaaaaaaatccgagttaacccgtcaaactcggaacccgtgtcatgaaagtttgataaccaaatagaaaaaaatttaacattaacaaaaaaaattcattaaaaaaaacaaagcaaaaaaaaaaaaaaacagctcagtGTTTCACTTTGGACTGCActcgaaaaaataattaattaaaaagtaaaccagaaaaaaaatctaggctaactcgtcaaacccggaacccgtgtcatgaaa is part of the Populus trichocarpa isolate Nisqually-1 chromosome 2, P.trichocarpa_v4.1, whole genome shotgun sequence genome and encodes:
- the LOC7496852 gene encoding U-box domain-containing protein 44 encodes the protein MAESWDGSYDPGSQSDDSHYFERLRVEPIYDAFVCPLTKQVMRDPVTLENGQTFEREAIEKWFKECKESGRKLVCPLTQKELKSTDLNPSIALRNTIEEWTARNEAVQLDMACRSLNLGSPESDVMHSLKYIQYMCHKSRSNKHVVRNADLIPMIVEMLKSTSRRVRCIALETLQTVVEDDADNKAILAEGDTVRTIVKFLSHEQSIEREEAVSLLLELSKSEALCEKIGSINGAILILVGMTSSKSENLSTVEKADKTLENLEKCENNVRQMAENGRLKPLLNQILEGPPETKLSMASYLGELVLNNDVKVHVARAVGSSLINIMRSGNVQSREAALKALNQISSYEASAKVLIEAGILPPLVKDLFTVGSNQLPMRLKEVSATILSNVVNSGNDFDLIPVGPDHQTLVSEDIVQNLLHLISNTGPAIECKLLQVLVGLTSSPSTVLNVVAAIKSSGAIISLVQFIEAPQRDLRVASIKLLQNVSPHMGEELADALRGTVGQLGSLFKVVAENVGITEEQAAAVGLLAELPERDLGLTRQMLDESAFPLIISIVVKIRQGEIRGARFMTPFLEGLVRVLARVTFVLAEEPDAINLSREHNLAALFIELLQSNGLDNVQMVSAMALENLSQESKNLTRLPELPPPAFCASIFSCLSKQPVITGLCRLHRGTCSLKDSFCLLEGQAVEKLVALLDHTNEKVVEAALAAISTLLDDGVAIEQGVAVLCAAEGIRPILDVLLEKRTENLRRRAVWAVERLLRTEDIAYEVSGDPNVSTALVDAFQHADYRTRQIAERALKHVDKIPNFSGIFPNMG